TCAATTGAGTGTCCTTTTAAGCTTATCTCATCTTGGCTTGGAAGCTTTTCACCTTCAGCTACCCTTATCATCCACTCAACTATATCAAGCCCACTTACCATCTCACTTACACAGTGTTCAACTTGAAGCCTTGTGTTCATCTCTATGAAATAAAACTCTTTTGATGCTTGATCGTATAAAAACTCAAATGTCCCTGCACCACTATAGCCTATAGCCTTTGTGGCATCAACTGCTGTTTTATGAAGTTTTTTTCTAGTATCTTCATCAAGTATAACAGCTGGACTTTCTTCTATAAGTTTTTGATGGCGGCGTTGCATTGAACAGTCTCTTTCTCCTACATGAATAACATTTCCATGCTCATCGCCTATAACTTGAACTTCGATATGGCGTGGATTTTGAATATACTTTTCTATATACATCGCTCCATTTCCAAAAGCAGAAAGAGCCTCACTTTCAGCTGACCAAAAGTTCTTTTCTATATCTTCTTCTTTCCATACTACACGCATGCCACGACCACCGCCGCCAGCTGCAGCTTTTAATATAACAGGATACCCCATCTCATTTGCTAAATTTTTTGCCATTTCTACATCTTTTAGCACACCATCGCTTCCTGGTACAACTGGAACGCCAGCTCTTTTCATAAAGCTTTTAGCCTTACTCTTATCACTCATAAGACTCATAGCATCTACGCTTGGCCCTATAAATTTAATGCCTTCTTTTTCACAAATTTCAACAAATGTTTGATTTTCACTTAAAAAACCATATCCTGGAAATATCGCATCGCTTTCACTAATCTGAGCAGCTGAAATAATAGCTGGAATATTTAAGTAGCTATCACTACTTCTTGGCGGACCTACACAGATACTTGCATCTGCGTATTTTACATAAAGAGCGTCTTTATCTGCAGTTGAGTAGATAACAACAGCCTCTTTTCCCATCTCTTGGATAGTTCTTAAGGCTCTCAAGGCTATCTCGCCACGATTTGCTATTAGAATTCTCTTCATTATAGCTTCTCCACCTCAATGATTGGCATATCATACTCAACTGGCTGACCATCAGCAACTAAAATATCCAAAACCCTACAGTCAAACTCAGCTTCTATCTCATTCATTATCTTCATAGCTTCGATAATTCCAACAACTTCACCCTTTCTAATAGTCTGTCCAACGCTTACAAAAGGCTTTGCTCCAGGGCTTGGGGCCATATAAAATGTTCCTACCATAGGTGAGTTTATCGTACTATCTTTTTTAGGATGAGCCTCACTACCATTTACCACTAAATTTATAGGCTGGGGAGTTACAGCTTGTGGAATTGGTGTAGGACACATATCTGGAGTAAATTCAGGTACTTCTACACTTCTTTTTAGCTCTATTTCAAAATCATCTTGTTTTATTTTAACCTTTCCAATGCCTGAGGCTTCAAAAAATTTCATAAGCTCTTTTATCTCATCTATCTTCATAATAGCTCCTTTTTAATATTAAATGCTAAATTAGTAATTTTACTTAGTTTTTATAAAGCTTAGTTAAACATAATAAATTTTATGAGAATTTAAAATTTGAAACTTAAAAATTTTTTGCTATAATTTTGAAAAAAGGATTAAAATGGGTCTAAAAAGTGATGGGTGGATAAAAGAACAAAGCCTTAAAAATGAGATGATAACGCCGTTTTGTGAGGAAAATATAGGAAGTGGTGTAGTAAGCTATGGGCTTTCAAGTTATGGGTATGATATAAGAGTAGCTGATGAGTTTAAAATTTTTACAAATGTTGGTGGAACAGTCGTTGACCCAAAGAATTTTGATGAAAAAAATGTTGTGGATTTTAAAGGTGATATCTGCATAGTTCCACCAAATTCTTTTGCTTTAGCTAGAACTGTTGAGTACTTTAAAATGCCTAGAAATGTCCTAGCAATCTGCCTTGGCAAAAGCACATACGCAAGATGTGGAATAATAGTAAATGTAACGCCATTTGAACCAGGATTTGTTGGGCATATCACAATTGAAATTTCAAACACAACCCCACTTCCAGCTAAAATTTACGCAAACGAAGGAATTGCTCAAGTACTATTTTTAGAAGGCGATGAGCCATGTCTTGTAAGCTATGATGAAAAAAAAGGCAAATACCAGAGCCAAACAGGAATAACTCTACCTAAAATACTAAAATAAATTTGTAAAATAATTTAATAAATGTTAATAAATTTAGGTAAAATACGCAAAAAATTTGAAAGTGATAGTTTATAAACATGAAAAATTTAGTAATAGTAGAATCCCCAGCAAAAGCAAAAACAATAGGACGATTTTTAGGCGATGAGTATAAAGTTATAGCATCTAAAGGTCACATTAGAGATCTGCCAAAATCAAGCTTTGGTATTAAGATAGATGAAAATGGCTTTACCCCACAGTATAGGATAAGTAGTGATCACTCAAGCCTTGTAAAAGAGATAAAAGAGTTAGCTAAAAAAGCTAATCAAATTTACCTTGCAACGGATGAAGATAGAGAAGGTGAAGCAATTGCTTATCACATAGCAAAAGCTATAGATAAAGATCCAGCAAAACTTCCTA
The sequence above is a segment of the Campylobacter corcagiensis genome. Coding sequences within it:
- a CDS encoding acetyl-CoA carboxylase biotin carboxylase subunit, whose product is MKRILIANRGEIALRALRTIQEMGKEAVVIYSTADKDALYVKYADASICVGPPRSSDSYLNIPAIISAAQISESDAIFPGYGFLSENQTFVEICEKEGIKFIGPSVDAMSLMSDKSKAKSFMKRAGVPVVPGSDGVLKDVEMAKNLANEMGYPVILKAAAGGGGRGMRVVWKEEDIEKNFWSAESEALSAFGNGAMYIEKYIQNPRHIEVQVIGDEHGNVIHVGERDCSMQRRHQKLIEESPAVILDEDTRKKLHKTAVDATKAIGYSGAGTFEFLYDQASKEFYFIEMNTRLQVEHCVSEMVSGLDIVEWMIRVAEGEKLPSQDEISLKGHSIECRISAEDPKSFAPCPGKISKFVAPNGRNVRWDSHIYEGYVVPPFYDSMIGKLVVYASSREKAIAKMKVALDQLIIQGIKCTKNFHISMMDNEDFVTNNYDTNYLTKHY
- the accB gene encoding acetyl-CoA carboxylase biotin carboxyl carrier protein yields the protein MKIDEIKELMKFFEASGIGKVKIKQDDFEIELKRSVEVPEFTPDMCPTPIPQAVTPQPINLVVNGSEAHPKKDSTINSPMVGTFYMAPSPGAKPFVSVGQTIRKGEVVGIIEAMKIMNEIEAEFDCRVLDILVADGQPVEYDMPIIEVEKL
- the dcd gene encoding dCTP deaminase yields the protein MGLKSDGWIKEQSLKNEMITPFCEENIGSGVVSYGLSSYGYDIRVADEFKIFTNVGGTVVDPKNFDEKNVVDFKGDICIVPPNSFALARTVEYFKMPRNVLAICLGKSTYARCGIIVNVTPFEPGFVGHITIEISNTTPLPAKIYANEGIAQVLFLEGDEPCLVSYDEKKGKYQSQTGITLPKILK